The Neoarius graeffei isolate fNeoGra1 chromosome 7, fNeoGra1.pri, whole genome shotgun sequence genome includes a region encoding these proteins:
- the calm2a gene encoding calmodulin 2a (phosphorylase kinase, delta): MADQLTEEQIAEFKEAFSLFDKDGDGTITTKELGTVMRSLGQNPTEAELQDMINEVDADGNGTIDFPEFLTMMARKMKDTDSEEEIREAFRVFDKDGNGYISAAELRHVMTNLGEKLTDEEVDEMIREADIDGDGQVNYEEFVQMMTAK, translated from the exons ATG gcCGACCAGCTGACAGAGGAGCAGATTGCCG AGTTCAAAGAGGCATTCTCACTCTTTGACAAGGATGGAGATGGCACTATTACGACCAAAGAGTTGGGTACAGTCATGCGCTCTCTTGGCCAGAACCCAACAGAGGCTGAGCTGCAGGATATGATCAATGAAGTGGACGCTGATG GAAATGGGACGATAGACTTCCCAGAGTTTCTGACAATGATGGCAAGGAAGATGAAGGACACAGACAGTGAGGAGGAGATCAGAGAAGCGTTCCGTGTCTTTGATAAG GACGGAAACGGGTACATTAGTGCTGCTGAGCTGCGTCATGTGATGACAAACCTGGGAGAGAAGCTGACTGATGAGGAGGTTGATGAGATGATCAGAGAAGCAGACATTGATGGAGATGGACAGGTGAACTATGAAG AATTTGTACAGATGATGACGGCAAAGTGA